In Cydia amplana chromosome 25, ilCydAmpl1.1, whole genome shotgun sequence, one genomic interval encodes:
- the LOC134659787 gene encoding uncharacterized protein LOC134659787 translates to MKKQKENLFSTKFRLLNSQEYSEEIIWSSSDSSEFEDVDNKANFNNITYKKLNRKRKRKSKVPSNVSNLGITIIDVTKHTEGGKSPVLTCKTKCKPIENVLDNTYSIPKSAEYNHYKANLTSPVLCTGTQRANISIKSPVLAQKFTSPLHSPKVRKTLFSESKNDNKIHTEKRSISPVLCHYFPRDRRIQDNNIKIEIENTPILETQNSLQLEDRHSNESSKSSSKKDLIKKVKSFFDNQFSSENCSQVSIADTPTPQNTSNDDVEIISITQMTPNESSLKTVKHTNSTDNSAIEAEKSKKIRYKKDGLAYRLCFLLKKHSANISLWQHERFLADNSNFKIPKGEHLVFRIQKVEFKYGSYLLDTMDINNEVFLILINNSYVNNCVFSVDSIFKLYEPYQTFNFGENSLIVNVCKFECITIDL, encoded by the coding sequence atgaaaaaacaGAAAGAAAATCTATTTTCTACAAAGTTTCGCTTATTGAATTCGCAAGAATATTCAGAAGAGATAATCTGGTCATCAAGTGACTCCAGCGAGTTCGAAGATGTCGACAACAAAGCGAATTTCAATAACATAACCTACAAGAAACTAAATCgtaaaagaaaacgcaaatcaaAGGTTCCCAGCAACGTTTCTAACTTGGGTATCACTATAATTGACGTGACTAAACACACTGAAGGTGGTAAATCGCCAGTTTTAACTTGTAAAACTAAATGTAAGCCGATTGAAAATGTTCTTGACAATACATATTCAATACCAAAATCAGCTGAATATAACCACTATAAAGCTAATCTGACGTCGCCTGTGCTCTGTACTGGTACACAAAGAGCTAATATTAGCATCAAGAGTCCTGTACTAGCTCAGAAATTTACATCACCTCTTCACAGTCCTAAGGTGAGAAAAACATTGTTTAGTGAAAGTAAGAATGATAATAAAATCCATACAGAGAAAAGGAGTATTTCTCCCGTACTTTGTCACTATTTTCCACGTGACCGAAGAATACAAGATAATAACATTAAGATAGAAATTGAAAATACTCCAATATTAGAAACACAGAATTCTTTACAACTAGAAGACAGACATAGTAATGAAAGCTCGAAAAGCTCTAGtaaaaaagatttaataaaaaaagttaaatcaTTCTTTGATAATCAGTTTAGTTCTGAAAATTGTTCGCAAGTTTCAATTGCCGATACTCCTACACCGCAGAATACTTCTAATGATGATGTGGAAATAATATCCATAACTCAGATGACTCCAAATGAAAGTAGCTTAAAAACAGTAAAACACACTAATTCCACAGACAATTCTGCAATAGAAGCTGaaaaatcaaagaaaataaGATATAAGAAAGATGGTCTGGCATACAGACTGtgttttcttttaaaaaaacacaGTGCTAACATTTCTCTATGGCAACATGAAAGGTTCCTGGCTGATAATTCCAATTTCAAAATTCCTAAAGGAGAACACTTAGTGTTCCGAATTCAAAAAGTCGAATTTAAATATGGAAGTTATTTACTGGACACTATGGATATAAATAATGAGGTGTTTTTAATTTTGATCAACAATAGTTATgtaaataattgtgtttttagtGTAGATAGTATTTTCAAGTTGTATGAGCCTTATCAAACATTTAATTTTGGTGAAAATAGCTTGATTGTAAATGTTTGTAAATTTGAATGTATTACTATAGATTTATAA